The Vibrio tubiashii genome includes a window with the following:
- a CDS encoding cytochrome b/b6 domain-containing protein: MKVWDLSTRLYHWAQAGLFVALMASGFSGNGPHVQLGLAMMTLIVWRIVWGFVGSETSRFRQFLRSPKRVFNYLLGREPSRPGHNPAGGWMVLTLLCALLVQCISGMALAGLLDNLPYAEVWLTDSVFSLLESAHLLLANLLPALVALHVGAIVFYKLRSKPLTWAMVTGKQTFLNESGSVLLVSQWRALLVLVVATSVTMAIVAFS, translated from the coding sequence ATGAAAGTATGGGATCTATCAACACGCCTATATCATTGGGCTCAAGCAGGACTTTTTGTTGCGCTTATGGCGAGTGGTTTTTCCGGTAATGGACCGCACGTCCAGTTAGGTTTAGCTATGATGACCTTGATCGTATGGCGGATAGTTTGGGGGTTTGTTGGCAGTGAAACGAGTCGCTTTAGGCAGTTTCTGCGCTCACCAAAGCGTGTATTCAACTACTTATTGGGCAGGGAGCCATCGCGACCAGGTCATAACCCAGCGGGTGGATGGATGGTGCTCACCTTGCTTTGCGCTTTACTTGTTCAATGTATTTCAGGAATGGCCTTGGCGGGATTGCTTGATAATTTGCCGTATGCTGAAGTCTGGCTAACGGATTCAGTATTCTCTCTATTGGAAAGTGCGCACTTACTGTTGGCAAATCTTTTACCTGCGTTAGTGGCTCTACATGTTGGTGCGATTGTGTTCTACAAGTTGCGCTCCAAACCACTGACTTGGGCGATGGTCACCGGTAAACAAACCTTTCTAAATGAATCAGGGAGTGTATTGTTGGTTTCTCAATGGCGCGCTTTATTAGTGCTAGTTGTAGCAACATCAGTTACCATGGCAATAGTTGCATTCTCATAG
- a CDS encoding 2OG-Fe dioxygenase family protein yields METVKKPIERHASVIAQILSQNSYVFVSGKQMTNLLTTNVDEVIRFKNCWNHLERDRYMADGGAYRYRRYGQFLKAKGGKQISMLPHEPYVQPSYINSLNGDIERHFEPLTDRFVTSPILERLLLLLSDVYDLAEGQATDWNIRLHPYRIIADEIEQGEPTPEGLHRDGVTYIASLMINKINVSGGETTITDEKGNTLESLTLDKTFDVVLADDEKTMHEVTAITPNSIDKCAYRDVLVIAFTKMEE; encoded by the coding sequence ATGGAAACGGTGAAAAAGCCTATCGAGCGTCATGCTTCGGTTATTGCTCAGATACTCAGTCAAAATAGTTATGTTTTTGTCAGTGGCAAGCAGATGACCAATCTGCTGACAACCAATGTAGACGAGGTGATTCGATTTAAAAACTGTTGGAATCACCTAGAGCGTGATCGCTATATGGCAGATGGCGGGGCGTATCGTTACCGTCGATATGGTCAGTTCCTAAAAGCAAAAGGTGGTAAGCAGATTTCAATGTTGCCCCATGAGCCTTATGTGCAGCCTTCTTATATCAACTCATTGAATGGTGACATTGAGCGCCACTTTGAGCCTTTAACGGATCGCTTTGTTACATCGCCAATTCTAGAGAGATTATTGCTGTTATTAAGTGACGTGTATGACTTGGCTGAAGGACAAGCAACAGATTGGAATATTCGCTTACACCCTTATCGAATCATCGCTGATGAAATTGAACAAGGTGAGCCAACCCCAGAAGGGTTACATCGTGATGGCGTGACCTACATAGCGTCACTGATGATCAATAAGATCAATGTGTCTGGCGGTGAAACCACGATCACAGACGAAAAGGGTAACACTCTGGAATCCCTGACGCTGGATAAAACATTTGATGTGGTGCTTGCTGATGATGAGAAGACCATGCATGAAGTGACCGCCATCACGCCAAACAGTATAGATAAATGCGCGTACAGGGATGTGCTCGTTATCGCTTTTACAAAAATGGAGGAATAA
- a CDS encoding DMT family transporter has protein sequence MTTATGQLKKGSFKFPLTESLLLLVAVFWGTSYGLTKSALVYTSVLVFISIRFSITFLCMLPVVIRDFRRGLNKDWKIAIPTGFILSAIFFCEVFGVSQTSASNAAFLISLSVILTAFAELIINKKRVSNTLWGLTLCSVVGVLLLTSNQGIELSLNTGDYFILGAALLRALMVTLTKRFTEGKEITTSTLTSLQSLVVAGVAIFAAMAYLPASEFVIPTSTEFWITVAYLVLFCTLFAFYVQNYAVRRTSPTRVSLLMGSEPLFGAIFAMVWLQESLSLLQVVGGALILFSVIVTSTKES, from the coding sequence ATGACAACGGCTACGGGTCAATTAAAAAAAGGAAGTTTTAAGTTTCCGTTAACCGAATCATTGCTGCTGCTCGTCGCAGTTTTTTGGGGCACAAGTTATGGACTGACTAAGAGTGCTCTTGTTTACACCAGCGTTTTAGTTTTCATTTCGATTCGTTTCTCGATCACTTTTCTATGTATGCTACCTGTAGTGATTCGAGACTTTCGCCGCGGGCTCAATAAAGACTGGAAGATTGCCATACCGACCGGCTTTATCCTATCGGCGATTTTTTTCTGCGAAGTGTTCGGGGTTTCTCAAACCTCAGCATCAAATGCGGCGTTTTTGATTAGCTTATCGGTGATACTGACGGCCTTCGCCGAGTTGATAATCAATAAGAAACGAGTCAGCAATACCTTATGGGGTTTAACCTTGTGCAGTGTGGTAGGCGTCTTGTTGCTAACCAGTAACCAAGGTATCGAATTGTCCCTCAATACCGGTGACTATTTTATCCTTGGAGCAGCATTGCTTAGAGCTTTAATGGTGACACTCACTAAGCGCTTTACCGAAGGAAAAGAAATTACCACCAGCACGCTTACGTCACTCCAATCGCTGGTGGTCGCTGGTGTTGCGATATTCGCTGCTATGGCGTACTTACCTGCATCTGAATTTGTTATCCCAACCAGTACCGAGTTTTGGATTACAGTGGCTTACCTAGTGTTGTTTTGTACTTTGTTTGCCTTCTATGTTCAAAACTATGCGGTGCGCAGAACGTCACCGACACGTGTTTCTTTGCTGATGGGCAGTGAGCCTTTGTTTGGTGCGATATTCGCTATGGTGTGGTTGCAGGAGTCATTGAGCTTGTTACAGGTGGTTGGTGGGGCACTGATTCTGTTTAGTGTTATTGTCACCTCAACGAAAGAGAGTTAA
- a CDS encoding MarR family winged helix-turn-helix transcriptional regulator yields the protein MSEKFDRQRSFGWLINVVANDAAKKLDTELKKHGLTIALWPPLMCLWEAEGVTQREIAQKSKVENSTTTRTLDKLENLGLVERQVDPNSRRSFRIYLTDEGRALREKLLPIPVGINQDILSSLESEERDELIRLMQKLVAQV from the coding sequence ATGAGTGAAAAGTTCGATAGACAACGTAGTTTTGGTTGGTTGATTAATGTGGTCGCCAATGATGCTGCCAAAAAGCTAGATACTGAACTAAAGAAACATGGCCTGACGATAGCATTGTGGCCTCCGTTGATGTGCTTATGGGAAGCAGAGGGCGTGACCCAGCGCGAGATTGCGCAGAAGTCTAAGGTAGAAAACTCGACTACTACAAGAACGCTCGACAAGCTCGAAAACCTCGGGCTTGTTGAAAGACAAGTTGATCCCAATAGTCGTCGCTCTTTTCGTATCTACCTGACTGATGAAGGGCGTGCATTGAGAGAGAAGCTCCTACCCATTCCAGTAGGCATCAATCAAGATATTCTTAGTTCGCTAGAATCAGAAGAGCGTGATGAGTTGATTCGTCTAATGCAAAAACTGGTCGCTCAAGTGTAA
- a CDS encoding c-type cytochrome: MNKVMISLLCSTPLLVNAQDYSQQIEQRQHAFEQVETLVKSANRTLDESQTDWDKLQATSLELSNHSQALLTLFPAGSQQGSKAKDSVWSKPEKFNQLLLQMDQGFAELYQASQQQSPSLAESGLDAAQKTCKSCHRSYRSRW; the protein is encoded by the coding sequence ATGAACAAAGTCATGATCAGCCTATTGTGCTCAACCCCATTACTGGTGAACGCGCAAGACTACTCGCAACAAATTGAACAAAGGCAACACGCTTTTGAACAAGTAGAAACATTAGTTAAGAGTGCGAATCGCACCTTAGATGAGTCACAAACCGATTGGGATAAGCTTCAAGCCACAAGCTTAGAGTTAAGCAATCACAGCCAAGCCCTATTAACCCTTTTTCCTGCTGGCAGCCAACAAGGCAGTAAGGCTAAAGACAGCGTGTGGAGCAAACCCGAGAAATTTAATCAACTGTTGCTGCAAATGGATCAAGGTTTTGCAGAGCTTTATCAGGCTAGTCAGCAGCAAAGTCCTTCCCTCGCAGAGTCTGGCTTAGACGCCGCGCAAAAAACCTGTAAAAGCTGCCACCGAAGCTACCGCTCGCGCTGGTAA
- a CDS encoding succinylglutamate desuccinylase/aspartoacylase family protein → MTKPLNECIVPMYPTIQALDVNALEAGEHKFWFAVATDAIGHPQTLPVRVFKGAKPGKRIVITAGVHGDEQNGILTAQKLARELEGKAIAGCVTIVPAVNLSGIARHSRDFHSAAPDSSSANLNRIFPGNPSGDDASRYAYSLWENLLKPNADLAIDLHSQTSGSAYPLYAFADYRIDDAIRMARLINPDVILNDPGDPGILETVYNRADIPSITIEVGVGRYTDLEMVDRATLGVLNVLRSYEMLEGEVQATQEQCVEGNTITSVRAEQGGFVICHVELLQSVEQGQKLATQYNSFGDEIQTYYSPTSGTVISHNVESVRAPGSLVVRLIE, encoded by the coding sequence ATGACCAAGCCACTCAATGAATGTATTGTGCCTATGTACCCAACCATTCAAGCGCTAGACGTCAACGCGCTTGAGGCGGGAGAGCATAAATTCTGGTTTGCGGTAGCAACGGACGCGATTGGTCATCCGCAAACATTGCCCGTGAGAGTGTTCAAAGGGGCGAAGCCCGGAAAGCGTATTGTGATTACGGCAGGCGTGCATGGCGATGAGCAAAATGGGATTTTAACCGCGCAAAAGCTTGCCCGAGAGTTAGAGGGCAAAGCGATTGCTGGCTGCGTTACTATCGTTCCAGCGGTTAACTTATCGGGCATTGCCCGCCATAGTCGTGATTTTCACTCTGCTGCGCCAGACAGTTCTTCTGCGAACCTCAACCGAATTTTTCCTGGCAACCCAAGTGGCGATGATGCCAGTCGCTATGCCTATAGCCTATGGGAAAATTTACTCAAGCCCAATGCCGATCTCGCGATTGATCTCCACTCTCAAACCAGTGGTAGTGCGTATCCACTTTATGCGTTTGCCGATTACCGAATTGATGATGCGATTCGGATGGCGAGGCTGATCAACCCTGATGTGATTCTTAATGACCCCGGTGACCCTGGCATTCTTGAAACGGTTTATAATCGCGCCGATATTCCTTCCATCACTATTGAAGTGGGTGTGGGTCGTTATACCGATTTAGAGATGGTTGATAGAGCAACGTTGGGCGTTTTGAATGTACTGCGCTCTTACGAGATGCTTGAAGGAGAGGTACAGGCAACACAAGAGCAATGCGTTGAGGGAAATACCATCACTAGCGTGAGGGCTGAGCAAGGTGGCTTTGTAATTTGTCATGTTGAGTTGTTGCAAAGTGTCGAACAAGGGCAAAAGCTTGCTACTCAATACAATAGCTTCGGTGATGAGATTCAAACCTACTATTCACCTACAAGCGGAACCGTGATCAGCCATAACGTCGAATCGGTTCGTGCACCGGGTTCGCTAGTGGTTCGATTGATCGAATAA